In Macaca fascicularis isolate 582-1 chromosome 15, T2T-MFA8v1.1, one genomic interval encodes:
- the ANP32B gene encoding acidic leucine-rich nuclear phosphoprotein 32 family member B isoform X3: MLAEKLPNLTHLNLSGNKLKDISTLEPLKKLECLKSLDLFNCEVTNLNDYRESVFKLLPQLTYLDGYDREDQEAPDSDAEVDGVDEEEEDEEGEDEEDEEDEDGEEEEFDEEDDEDEDVEGDEDDDEVSEEEEEFGLDEEDEDEDEDEEEEEGGKGEKRKRETDDEGDDD, from the exons ATGTTAGCTGAAAAACTTCCAAATCTCACACATCTAAACTTAAGTGGAAATAAACTGAAAGATATCAGCACCTTGGAACCTTTG AAAAAGTTAGAATGTCTGAAAAGCCTGGACCTGTTTAACTGTGAGGTTACTAACCTGAATGACTACCGAGAGAGTGTCTTCAAGCTCCTGCCCCAGCTTACCTACTTGGATGGCTATGACCGAGAGGACCAGGAAGCACCTGACTCAGATGCCGAGGTGGATGGTGtggatgaagaggaggaagatgaag AAGGagaagatgaggaagatgaggaggaTGAGGATGGTGAAGAAGAGGAGTTTGATGaagaagatgatgaagatgaagatgtAGAAGGGGATGAGGATGACGATGAAGTCAGTGAGGAG GAAGAAGAATTTGGACTtgatgaagaagatgaagatgaggatgaagatgaAG aggaggaagaaggcGGGAAAggtgaaaagaggaagagagaaacagatgaTGAAGGAGATGATGATTAA